From one Variovorax sp. PBL-H6 genomic stretch:
- the glcE gene encoding glycolate oxidase subunit GlcE, producing MDPALRQIAERIREAAAESTTLRVRGAGTKDFYGEPPCGEPLSTAGLRGIVSYEPSELVVTARAGTPLVELEALMAEQGQCLPFEPPRLGQGGGTVGGMVAAGLSGPARASVGAVRDYVLGARLLNGRSELLTFGGQVMKNVAGYDVSRVLAGSLGVLGLITEVSLKVLPVPPAEATLVFDCHQADALRLINGWGGQPLPLNASRWTHEQGRGRLWLRLRGATAAVAAACTHLGGERQDDAQARAEWEAARDLRLPWFDARDGRELWRLSVPQTAPVLPLEEPPLIEWHGAQRWYLVSPGDGERLREAARSAGGHATLFTTVDGASTVTRRFDALSAPLRRIHEALMREFDPHAVFDRARLFPTT from the coding sequence ATGGATCCAGCCCTGCGCCAGATCGCCGAACGCATTCGCGAGGCCGCCGCCGAAAGCACGACCCTGCGCGTCCGCGGCGCAGGCACCAAGGACTTCTATGGCGAACCGCCTTGCGGCGAACCGCTCTCCACCGCCGGGCTGCGCGGCATCGTGAGCTACGAGCCGAGTGAGCTCGTCGTCACCGCGCGCGCCGGCACGCCGCTTGTCGAGCTCGAAGCCTTGATGGCCGAGCAGGGCCAGTGCCTGCCCTTCGAGCCGCCGCGTCTTGGCCAGGGCGGCGGTACCGTCGGTGGCATGGTTGCCGCCGGCTTGAGCGGACCGGCACGCGCGAGCGTGGGGGCCGTGCGGGACTATGTGCTGGGCGCGCGGCTCCTCAACGGCCGCAGTGAGCTGCTCACGTTCGGCGGCCAGGTCATGAAGAACGTCGCGGGCTACGACGTGTCTCGTGTGCTTGCTGGCTCGCTGGGCGTGCTGGGGCTGATCACGGAAGTCAGCCTCAAGGTGCTGCCCGTGCCGCCCGCCGAGGCGACGCTCGTGTTCGATTGCCATCAGGCCGACGCGCTGCGCCTGATCAACGGCTGGGGCGGGCAGCCGCTGCCGCTCAACGCCAGCCGCTGGACGCACGAGCAGGGCCGGGGCCGTCTCTGGCTGCGCCTGCGCGGCGCAACGGCCGCGGTGGCAGCAGCCTGCACCCATCTCGGCGGCGAGCGACAGGACGATGCGCAGGCTCGCGCTGAGTGGGAGGCTGCGCGCGACCTGCGCCTGCCCTGGTTCGACGCGCGCGATGGGCGCGAACTGTGGCGCCTGTCGGTGCCGCAGACCGCGCCAGTGCTCCCCCTGGAAGAGCCGCCATTGATCGAATGGCATGGTGCGCAGCGCTGGTACTTGGTGTCGCCCGGCGATGGCGAACGACTCCGGGAAGCGGCTCGCTCGGCGGGCGGGCATGCGACCCTGTTCACGACCGTGGACGGCGCCAGCACCGTCACGCGCCGCTTCGATGCCTTGAGCGCGCCGCTGCGGCGCATCCACGAAGCGCTGATGCGCGAGTTCGATCCCCATGCCGTGTTCGATCGCGCGCGCCTCTTCCCGACGACTTGA